In a single window of the Silvimonas iriomotensis genome:
- the fabG gene encoding 3-oxoacyl-ACP reductase FabG: protein MSLEGKIALVTGASRGIGQAIALELAKQGATVLGTATSDSGAEAITAYLNAAGAKGQGLRLQVTEEGACEAIVSQIEKEFGAITILVNNAGITRDNLLMRMKDDEWDAIMATNLKPVYQLSKAVIRGMMKARWGRIVNIASVVGATGNPGQTNYSAAKAALFGFTKSLAREIGSRGVTVNAVAPGFIDTDMTKVLPEEQKAKLVESIALGRLGDPQDIADAVAFLASDKAGYVTGNTLHVNGGMFMN from the coding sequence ATGAGTCTTGAAGGCAAGATTGCGCTGGTGACCGGCGCATCGCGCGGCATTGGCCAGGCCATTGCGCTGGAACTGGCAAAGCAGGGCGCCACCGTGCTGGGTACGGCAACGTCTGACAGCGGTGCCGAGGCCATTACTGCATACTTGAACGCAGCCGGCGCCAAAGGGCAGGGCCTGCGTCTGCAAGTCACCGAAGAAGGCGCTTGCGAAGCAATCGTCAGCCAGATCGAAAAAGAATTTGGCGCAATCACCATCCTGGTCAACAATGCCGGCATCACGCGCGATAATTTGCTGATGCGCATGAAAGACGACGAATGGGATGCCATCATGGCGACCAACCTCAAGCCGGTGTACCAGCTTTCAAAAGCGGTTATTCGTGGCATGATGAAGGCGCGCTGGGGCCGGATTGTGAATATTGCCTCTGTTGTCGGTGCAACCGGCAATCCGGGCCAGACCAACTACTCTGCAGCCAAGGCTGCACTGTTTGGTTTCACCAAGTCGCTGGCCCGTGAAATCGGCAGCCGTGGCGTGACCGTGAATGCCGTGGCTCCTGGCTTTATTGATACAGACATGACCAAGGTTTTGCCGGAAGAACAAAAGGCAAAACTGGTCGAAAGCATTGCGCTGGGCCGCCTTGGCGACCCGCAGGACATCGCCGACGCAGTGGCGTTCCTTGCCAGCGACAAGGCCGGTTACGTCACCGGCAACACGCTGCATGTGAACGGCGGCATGTTCATGAACTGA
- the fabD gene encoding ACP S-malonyltransferase — MKLAFVFPGQGSQAIGMMNAWADVPVVKATFDEASGVLGQDLWQMVANGPAEDLNATVNTQPVMLTAGVAVWRAWQASNGRTPDVLAGHSLGEYAALVAAGAMGFGDALQLVRLRAEAMQNAVPAGEGAMAAVLGLDDAAVVAACTQAAQGDVVQAVNFNSPGQVVIAGSKAAVERACEAAKAAGAKRAMLLPVSVPSHCDLMKPAAEVLKARLAAINIATPEIPVLHNADVASYTDADRIRDALVRQLYMPVRWVETVSHMAADGVGVIAECGPGKVLAGLNKRIAADAQQFALTDPAALDALRAAL; from the coding sequence ATGAAACTGGCATTTGTTTTCCCCGGCCAGGGTTCGCAGGCCATCGGCATGATGAACGCATGGGCCGATGTGCCCGTCGTGAAAGCCACGTTTGATGAAGCATCCGGTGTGCTGGGTCAGGACTTGTGGCAGATGGTCGCCAACGGCCCGGCCGAAGACCTCAACGCCACCGTCAACACTCAGCCGGTGATGCTGACCGCCGGTGTCGCCGTATGGCGCGCCTGGCAAGCCAGCAACGGCCGCACGCCCGACGTGCTGGCCGGCCACAGCCTGGGCGAGTACGCCGCGCTGGTCGCCGCTGGCGCCATGGGTTTTGGCGATGCGCTGCAACTGGTGCGCCTGCGTGCCGAAGCCATGCAGAACGCCGTGCCGGCTGGCGAAGGTGCCATGGCCGCGGTGCTGGGTCTGGATGACGCCGCCGTGGTGGCCGCTTGCACGCAAGCTGCGCAAGGCGATGTGGTGCAGGCCGTCAATTTCAATTCGCCAGGTCAAGTGGTGATTGCAGGCTCCAAAGCTGCAGTCGAGCGCGCCTGCGAAGCCGCCAAGGCTGCCGGCGCCAAGCGCGCCATGTTGCTGCCGGTTTCGGTGCCGTCGCACTGTGATCTGATGAAGCCTGCCGCCGAAGTGCTCAAGGCCCGTCTGGCCGCGATCAATATCGCCACGCCGGAAATCCCGGTGCTGCACAACGCCGACGTCGCCAGCTATACCGATGCCGACCGTATCCGTGATGCCCTGGTGCGTCAGCTGTACATGCCGGTGCGCTGGGTGGAAACCGTCAGCCATATGGCCGCCGATGGCGTTGGTGTGATTGCCGAATGTGGTCCGGGCAAGGTGCTGGCCGGTCTGAACAAGCGTATCGCTGCGGATGCACAGCAATTTGCGCTGACTGATCCGGCCGCGCTGGACGCGTTGCGCGCCGCGCTCTGA
- a CDS encoding beta-ketoacyl-ACP synthase III: MYSRIAGTGSYLPAKTLTNQDLAQKVETSDEWIVSRTGIRERRIAAADETTSDLAFKAVEQALAAAGKTVEDIDLLIVATTTPDSVFPSTACILQDKLGVHGFPAFDVQAVCSGFIYALSTADKFVQTGAAKCAVVVGAEKLSNIVDWNDRGTCILFGDGAGAVVLTASEEPGILQTRLRADGRYRSILKADARLQQGEIAGNPYIYMEGNAVFKFAVRALADIAEETLTAAGMDKSDVDWLVPHQANLRIIESTARHLHLSMEQVIVTVDRHGNTSAASIPLALDEGIRSGKIKRGQTLMLEGIGGGFAWGSALIRY; this comes from the coding sequence ATGTATTCGCGCATTGCCGGCACCGGTTCTTACCTGCCGGCCAAAACGCTGACCAATCAAGATCTGGCGCAGAAAGTTGAAACCAGCGACGAGTGGATCGTATCGCGGACCGGTATCCGCGAACGCCGCATTGCCGCTGCTGATGAAACCACGTCTGATCTGGCCTTCAAGGCCGTCGAACAGGCGCTGGCTGCTGCCGGTAAAACGGTTGAAGACATTGATCTCTTGATCGTCGCGACGACCACGCCGGACAGCGTATTCCCGTCGACCGCATGTATTTTGCAAGACAAACTGGGTGTGCACGGCTTCCCGGCGTTTGACGTCCAGGCCGTTTGTTCCGGCTTTATCTACGCGCTCTCTACAGCTGACAAGTTTGTGCAGACCGGCGCAGCGAAATGCGCCGTGGTCGTGGGGGCAGAGAAGCTCTCCAATATCGTCGACTGGAATGACCGTGGTACCTGCATCCTGTTTGGTGACGGGGCCGGTGCCGTTGTGCTGACCGCCAGCGAAGAGCCGGGCATCCTGCAGACCCGTCTGCGTGCCGACGGCCGTTATCGTTCCATCCTGAAAGCCGACGCCCGTCTGCAACAGGGCGAGATTGCCGGCAATCCATATATCTATATGGAAGGCAACGCCGTATTCAAGTTTGCAGTGCGCGCGCTGGCTGATATTGCTGAAGAAACCCTGACCGCAGCAGGCATGGACAAGTCTGACGTGGACTGGCTGGTGCCGCACCAGGCCAACCTGCGCATTATCGAATCTACGGCCAGGCACCTGCACCTCTCCATGGAGCAGGTCATTGTCACGGTGGACCGTCACGGTAATACTTCGGCCGCGTCGATTCCGCTGGCGCTGGATGAAGGTATCCGCAGCGGCAAGATCAAGCGAGGACAGACCTTGATGCTGGAAGGCATCGGTGGCGGGTTTGCCTGGGGCTCCGCGCTGATCCGCTATTGA
- the plsX gene encoding phosphate acyltransferase PlsX: protein MDITVAVDAMGGDHGTHVTVPAALRFLDDHPDVNIVLVGMPDAIEAELKARRRTLGPRLRVQPASEVVTMDEAPQSALKNKKDSSMRVAINLVKTGGANACVSAGNTGALMATARFVLKTIKGIDRPAIAKMLPTRKNTYSCVLDLGANVDCTPQHLVQFAIMGAMLVSATRQQARPSVGLLNIGEEEIKGNEVVKEAAELLRRSNLNFHGNVEGDDIYAGTVDVIVADGFTGNVALKTSEGLAKMIAEQLREEFLRNWWSRLLAGLAWPVLSRFKKRVDPRRYNGASLLGLNGIVVKSHGGADRMAFYWALSQAVDEARAGVTQRIAEQVQQELELLAAQPAADAVSPDTPLA from the coding sequence ATGGATATTACTGTTGCTGTTGACGCGATGGGCGGTGACCATGGCACCCATGTCACCGTACCTGCCGCGCTGCGCTTTCTGGACGACCACCCCGATGTGAACATCGTGCTGGTCGGGATGCCTGACGCCATTGAGGCTGAACTCAAGGCCCGCCGACGCACGCTCGGCCCGCGCCTGAGGGTGCAGCCCGCCAGCGAAGTGGTCACCATGGATGAGGCGCCGCAATCGGCCCTCAAGAACAAGAAAGACTCGTCCATGCGGGTGGCCATCAATCTGGTGAAAACCGGCGGGGCCAATGCCTGTGTTTCGGCGGGCAATACCGGCGCCCTGATGGCGACTGCACGTTTCGTGCTCAAGACCATCAAGGGGATTGATCGCCCGGCCATTGCCAAAATGCTGCCGACGCGCAAGAACACCTATTCGTGCGTGCTGGACCTGGGCGCCAACGTCGATTGCACCCCGCAGCATCTGGTGCAGTTTGCGATCATGGGCGCCATGCTGGTTTCGGCCACGCGCCAGCAAGCCCGTCCGAGTGTCGGCTTGCTCAATATCGGCGAAGAAGAAATCAAGGGTAACGAGGTGGTCAAAGAGGCCGCTGAACTCTTGCGCCGGTCCAACCTCAATTTCCATGGCAACGTGGAAGGTGACGACATCTACGCCGGTACGGTAGATGTGATTGTCGCTGACGGCTTTACCGGCAACGTCGCGCTCAAGACCTCTGAAGGTCTGGCCAAGATGATTGCCGAACAACTGCGGGAAGAATTCCTGCGTAACTGGTGGTCGCGTCTGCTGGCTGGTCTGGCATGGCCGGTATTGTCCCGGTTCAAGAAACGCGTTGATCCACGTCGGTACAATGGCGCATCTTTGCTCGGCCTCAATGGTATTGTGGTAAAAAGCCATGGCGGAGCGGATCGCATGGCGTTTTACTGGGCACTTTCACAAGCTGTGGATGAAGCCCGCGCCGGTGTGACCCAGCGCATTGCAGAGCAGGTGCAGCAAGAGCTTGAATTGCTCGCCGCCCAGCCTGCTGCTGACGCAGTCTCCCCCGATACGCCTTTAGCCTGA
- the rpmF gene encoding 50S ribosomal protein L32, with amino-acid sequence MAVQQNKKSPSKRGMHRAHDFLTAPALAVEATTGETHLRHHISPNGFYKGRRVIKAKGE; translated from the coding sequence ATGGCTGTTCAACAGAATAAAAAGTCCCCGTCCAAGCGCGGCATGCATCGCGCCCACGACTTCCTGACCGCTCCGGCCCTGGCTGTTGAAGCCACGACCGGTGAGACTCACCTGCGCCACCACATCAGCCCGAACGGTTTCTACAAGGGCCGTCGTGTGATCAAGGCCAAGGGCGAATAA
- a CDS encoding YceD family protein — protein MRGFLAPAALAMNVIDSAAFAREQRELSGTIAVSSLTRLHDQLADQSGSVEWELQGGVDKIERPWLDLAVKGQLRLVCQRCLKPMDWPFAMQTLLTQFSDEAKLDEAEEQDEELEGMLIDPALDVEALVEEEVILAVPFAPVHDQCGGTEGATEAGKKPNPFAVLAGLKTRKAE, from the coding sequence ATGCGCGGTTTCTTAGCTCCGGCGGCCTTGGCCATGAATGTGATCGACAGCGCGGCGTTTGCGCGAGAGCAACGGGAATTGTCCGGTACCATTGCGGTATCGTCACTCACTCGTTTGCACGATCAACTGGCCGATCAGTCTGGCTCGGTGGAGTGGGAATTGCAGGGTGGCGTCGACAAGATCGAACGTCCCTGGCTTGATCTGGCGGTCAAAGGTCAGCTGCGGCTTGTATGCCAGCGCTGCCTCAAGCCGATGGACTGGCCTTTTGCCATGCAGACGCTGCTGACGCAGTTCTCTGATGAGGCAAAGCTCGACGAAGCCGAAGAGCAGGACGAAGAACTTGAAGGCATGCTCATCGACCCCGCGCTGGATGTCGAAGCGCTGGTCGAAGAAGAAGTTATCCTCGCTGTGCCGTTTGCGCCCGTGCATGATCAATGCGGTGGCACTGAAGGCGCAACAGAGGCAGGCAAGAAACCGAATCCGTTTGCTGTCCTGGCTGGTCTGAAAACCAGGAAAGCGGAATAA
- a CDS encoding Maf family nucleotide pyrophosphatase, with protein sequence MQKQALPTRPLVLASTSVYRRELLSRLGLPFETASPMVDETPLADETAAQTSLRLAIAKARALKGAFPDALLIGSDQVALLDGQQLGKPGTHERAVAQLTHMRGRTVEFHTAVALFDAASGQTSSATDITRVSMRNYSDAQIEHYLRREQPYDCAGSAKVESLGIAMIAAVESTDPTALIGLPLIALCNLLQQHGVEVL encoded by the coding sequence ATGCAAAAACAAGCCCTTCCAACCAGACCGCTGGTACTGGCCTCTACATCCGTTTATCGGCGCGAACTCTTGTCGCGACTGGGTTTGCCGTTTGAGACGGCCTCGCCCATGGTTGACGAAACACCGCTGGCCGATGAAACCGCCGCGCAAACCAGCTTGCGCCTTGCCATTGCCAAGGCCCGCGCGCTCAAAGGCGCTTTTCCCGACGCCCTGCTGATCGGTTCTGATCAGGTGGCCCTGCTTGATGGCCAGCAACTGGGCAAACCCGGCACGCATGAGCGCGCCGTGGCACAACTGACACACATGCGCGGCCGGACGGTGGAATTTCACACTGCCGTAGCCCTGTTTGATGCCGCCAGCGGCCAGACCAGCAGCGCCACCGATATCACCCGGGTGAGCATGCGCAATTATTCTGATGCCCAGATCGAACATTACCTGCGCCGCGAACAGCCGTACGACTGCGCCGGCAGCGCCAAGGTGGAAAGCCTGGGCATCGCCATGATCGCCGCAGTGGAATCCACCGACCCCACCGCATTGATCGGGCTACCGCTGATTGCACTGTGCAATCTGTTGCAACAACACGGCGTGGAGGT